The nucleotide sequence TATGAAACAACAGGCGCCATGATGATTTTAGCTGGATATAGTGCGGTATCCTGCTGTGCAGCTAACTTATTAGGATAAATGGTGAAGAAATCGATGAATCGATCTATACCGGATTGTGCATGGGACACATTGAATTGCCAGAACAGTAAAATCATACATATGACACATCTGTGAGTAGCAAGCCTTTTTATTTCCATAGATGCTCAAAAATAAGTACTCAACCCTCCAAAATAGGTAATCATTGGATAACCTATTTTCTATTAGTTGCGCATATGTCTCACCGACCATGCCCACCAAATCAATATGGGATGGATAAGGATCAATCTTCCCCACCCTACCCAAGCGGGCACACATAAACCACCTTCAAGACAACTACCTTGCTGAATGAAATAAACATGAGAAGGGACAAATCCTAGGAGCATAACTATGATTAAATAAGCCGCAGATTTTCTGCTTCGCTCAGAAAATAGCATTCCACCAAGAACTATTTCACAGAACCCGCTCAAATAATTAATCATTTCAGGAAACACAAAATACTCAGGTATAAGCGGTAAATAAAAATCTGGATTAATGAAGTGATTTATACCAGCAATCACATAGAAAATTCCTTGTACAAAAGGGCTGATTTTTTTCATATCCACTGAATCTTTTGTTTCTGATGCGTCTTTTTAAGGATTAAGAAAAACGGTATCCACCAGATAAAATCATTTGTAATCAAGGTGTAGAAAAAGCCGAAAGGTACCTTGTCCTGAAGATAATTCATCACAAAGCCTAAGGGCCCAAAGATTTTACCCAGGAACCCAACTGCAACAATCGGCCAGTGAGTCAATGGATCTTGAGCAGCCCACCAATACCCCAAACCATAAACTCCTATGACCATACCCATACCTTGCCAAATCATGGGTTGTGTAGGGAATTCCATTCCTACCAATTCAAAAAAATGGTTGGGAAATAGAACTACCCAAGCTCCCCATATAAGGTTATAAATAGCCGCAATTTTAAGAGTCAGTGACATCCAATTCGATTTCATAACTATGAAACCTAACTCAACTCATATTGTTCTTTCTATTGATTTTGATACCACTTGTTCCGCCTGAGAATTGACTGATACCAAACTTATTCATTCCTCAACGTATCTGATGGGTTCATATTGGCACTTTTATACGATTGAACAATCACTACAAAAAGCAATAAAAGAAGCGTAATAAACCCTGAAAAGAGGACGAGCATAAAATTTGGGGAAATCCGATAAGCAAAATTGGACAACCACTGATCTGCCAAGTACATGACAGCAGGAATTGCAATAAAGGTTGACAACAGCATCATAATCGCATATTCTTTACTGAGAGAATAAAGAATTTCAAGTACTGACGCTCCAAAAACTTTTCTTACGCCAATTTCCTTTTGACGTGTGATAGTGATGAAACCTATGATTCCAATTAATCCCATCACCGCAAGAATCATAGATACTCCTGTCAGTCCTGAAATTAGTATGCCAGCATTTTTTTCTCGTGTATATAATTGATCCAAATGATCATCCAAAAAGGTCACATCAAAAGGGACTTGTTTTTCAACTTTGAGATAGGCATCTTCTATTGCTGAAACTACGGAAACAACGTCTCTTGTCTCAACCTTAACCATGGCACTATAGACCCATGATGCCTCTGCACGCACCTCCATCAACATAGGCTGAGTCTCGTACTGTAAGCTGAAATAATCAAAATCTGGAATGATATCAGCAATGGTGTAATGCGACCCATAGCCAAACTGCTCGTTTTGCCATTCCGGTTCGAGGACTAGCGTTTGACCAATAAGTTCATTGGATAAAATCCCAAGCCCATCAGCCAATTTATTGGCAGCCGTTTCATTGATAATAAATACACTATCCCGATCATTTAGCTGATCAAAAGCTTCGGAACTGATTCCTAAAATGTCTAAGCTTGATACAGTAGTTTGGATGTGTGTTCCGTCTGCGTATCTTTCACTTCCTCCTCTCATCTCGTATGTTAGCTGGTTATACATAGATGTTCCAGGAATTAGTCCTGTTCCTACTGCATTCACTCCCGGCAATCTTTCCAGTTCTGCTTTGATCAACCCATACTTTTCTCTGCCTTCTACATTAAAGAAAAGGATATCTTCTTTTTCAAACCCTAACTCTTTGGTATGTACAAACGTCATCTGTTGCTGAATAGTCATAACCATGCTGATCAAAACAATCAACATAAAAAACTGAGTGGCCAGAATACCATTTCTTGCATTCCATAAGCGACTTCTTGAAGTAGTTAGCTTTCCTTTGAACAGTTTAACCAATGATTTTTTACTGAATACAATTGCCGGGTATATCCCACTGATAAGCCCTGTGAAAAGTAAAACCGCAGCAATCACAAAAAAAGACGATGGAGACCACAAGACTTCTTTCTCTATCCCAATATCCATCAGCTCATTGAAAGGTGTAATAGCTGTGTAAACGACTATCCATGCAAACGGAATGCATATCAAGGTTAGCATAATAGCCTCTAAAAGAATTTGAATAGCAATATCATTGGACCTTGCACCCATCACTTTTCTTACACCCATTTCTTTCTGTCGCCCTGAATAAATAGCAATGGAAAGGTTTGCATAATTGGTCCAAACGATAAGTAGTATAATCAATCCAACGATGCTAAAAGTGAAGATGTATGATAGGTTAGCTGTAGGCTTTAATTCATAGAGCATTCCGTCTGTAAAGTGAATGGAAGTAAGCGGAACAGAACTCACTCCTCGCTGTAGCTCATCCTCACTATACCCTGGAAAAATGCTATCCATGTCACCGTTTAGTTGTTTAAGTACGTGATCGATTGAAGAATGCTCGGTAAGTTTGATATATGTGTATGCTCCCCAACTAGGAATTAATTCTTGATGAATGATCATTTCAAAATCGAAATGCACATTCCCTTTGACATCCTCAATTACACCACCAATCTCAAAGGATTCATCTTGAATATTAATAATGTCTCCCACGACATTCGCCAATCTCCAATCTTTTCCATAAATCTGAATCGCTTTACTTTTGGTGAGCACAACCTTACTGAAAGTGTCGAATGATTGGTTCGATGAACCAGCAATGAAATCTTGAGGGAAAATATCTTGAAAAGCCTTTCCATTATTCGTGTATAGAATTTCATCCTCAATCAATTCCTTACCATTCACTCTTACATAATACTTACCGTTCGGTCCAATATCTGATTTGTTGGGCACAAAGTGACAAGCAGCTTCTACCTGATCATAGCTTATTAGCTTTTCTGTGAGGTAGTGTTGCTCTTCTGGTGTAGATCCATACCATTGAGGGAAACTCATACAGGTATAAGTTTGATCTCTATACTTATTCATCAACCTATAAACTTGATCTGATTCTGGGAAAGCCTCATCATAGGTCAGTTCATGCTGAATGTAAAGAGCAATCAAGAACACTGAGGCTATTCCAGCTGTCAGTCCCAAAAGATTCATTGTGGTGAATGAAAGTCGCTTAATCAGATTCCGCAAGGCGATTCTAACGTAGTTATTGAACATAGGAAGGTATTGTTTAGTCTTAGAATATTTTTCAAATGAATAGGGCTTAAAAAACTTAATCACATCACGAATGAACCATAGATCGGCTTTTAGCTTTCCATATTGATTTCTTCGATGGTAATAGCCCTCTTCAAGATCACCGACAATCTCTTCCTGCAATTCTTCTGACACGAACCATCGAAGAAACCTAGCTGCCCACTTTGGTGGTTGTTTTCCGATATTCATACCAGATCTGGAATTTGTGCCCACAAAGACTGTCTGGATTTCTTTATAGCCTGGATTGTCTCTTTGCCATCATTCGTTGGGACAAAAATTCGCTTCCTCCTCCCTCCTCTTTCATCGGTAGCCCCTCCCATTTCTGATTGGATTAGTCCTTTCTTTTCTAATCTGGAGAGTACCGTATGAATGGCACTAATGGAAATAGATTTATTGGTATGTATCTTATACTCCTCACTCACGGAAAAGCCATAAGCATCCTTCTCCATTTTCATAATGAGGAGTAAGACCGTTTCTTCTAAATAACCGAGCTGTTGCATTTATTCAATATTTGTAGAACATAAAGCTAAAGAAAAAGTATTGATTACTTCAACACTTGTAGTATTAACTAAATCTCCCTCTAAAGGTTTCAATTACTTCAACATTTGTAGAATATAATGATGTAGGCATGCAAGCTGGAAAATCGAACACTTTGACAAGAGATGGGTTTAACATCACATTGAAAACACTTCACTATCAAATCCATCGTACTTCAAAATCTGAGAAATGGATTGTCTTCCTTCATGGCGCTGGTGGAAGTATCGCTACATGGAAGCAACAGCTCCCAGCTTTTAAAGCCCAGTTTAATCTGCTGGCTATTGATTTGAGAGACCATGGAAAATCAAAAAACATTGATCCTTCTTACGCTTCTTACCATTTTAATATTGTCTCAAATGACATACTAGAAGTACTAGAAAAAGAAAATATTAAAAAAGCGCATTTTGTTACGCTCTCCTTCGGAAGCGTGCTCATTCAAGCACTCTACAATCGCAGGTCTGATCTGGTAGACAAAATGGTCATCATAGGTGGAATATTTAATGCCAATTGGATGATTAAAGGTTTTGTGCATCTGGCAAG is from Marinobacter alexandrii and encodes:
- a CDS encoding MauE/DoxX family redox-associated membrane protein; the protein is MKKISPFVQGIFYVIAGINHFINPDFYLPLIPEYFVFPEMINYLSGFCEIVLGGMLFSERSRKSAAYLIIVMLLGFVPSHVYFIQQGSCLEGGLCVPAWVGWGRLILIHPILIWWAWSVRHMRN
- a CDS encoding FtsX-like permease family protein, giving the protein MNIGKQPPKWAARFLRWFVSEELQEEIVGDLEEGYYHRRNQYGKLKADLWFIRDVIKFFKPYSFEKYSKTKQYLPMFNNYVRIALRNLIKRLSFTTMNLLGLTAGIASVFLIALYIQHELTYDEAFPESDQVYRLMNKYRDQTYTCMSFPQWYGSTPEEQHYLTEKLISYDQVEAACHFVPNKSDIGPNGKYYVRVNGKELIEDEILYTNNGKAFQDIFPQDFIAGSSNQSFDTFSKVVLTKSKAIQIYGKDWRLANVVGDIINIQDESFEIGGVIEDVKGNVHFDFEMIIHQELIPSWGAYTYIKLTEHSSIDHVLKQLNGDMDSIFPGYSEDELQRGVSSVPLTSIHFTDGMLYELKPTANLSYIFTFSIVGLIILLIVWTNYANLSIAIYSGRQKEMGVRKVMGARSNDIAIQILLEAIMLTLICIPFAWIVVYTAITPFNELMDIGIEKEVLWSPSSFFVIAAVLLFTGLISGIYPAIVFSKKSLVKLFKGKLTTSRSRLWNARNGILATQFFMLIVLISMVMTIQQQMTFVHTKELGFEKEDILFFNVEGREKYGLIKAELERLPGVNAVGTGLIPGTSMYNQLTYEMRGGSERYADGTHIQTTVSSLDILGISSEAFDQLNDRDSVFIINETAANKLADGLGILSNELIGQTLVLEPEWQNEQFGYGSHYTIADIIPDFDYFSLQYETQPMLMEVRAEASWVYSAMVKVETRDVVSVVSAIEDAYLKVEKQVPFDVTFLDDHLDQLYTREKNAGILISGLTGVSMILAVMGLIGIIGFITITRQKEIGVRKVFGASVLEILYSLSKEYAIMMLLSTFIAIPAVMYLADQWLSNFAYRISPNFMLVLFSGFITLLLLLFVVIVQSYKSANMNPSDTLRNE
- a CDS encoding PadR family transcriptional regulator; translated protein: MQQLGYLEETVLLLIMKMEKDAYGFSVSEEYKIHTNKSISISAIHTVLSRLEKKGLIQSEMGGATDERGGRRKRIFVPTNDGKETIQAIKKSRQSLWAQIPDLV
- a CDS encoding alpha/beta hydrolase, coding for MQAGKSNTLTRDGFNITLKTLHYQIHRTSKSEKWIVFLHGAGGSIATWKQQLPAFKAQFNLLAIDLRDHGKSKNIDPSYASYHFNIVSNDILEVLEKENIKKAHFVTLSFGSVLIQALYNRRSDLVDKMVIIGGIFNANWMIKGFVHLARLFNLFLSYPAMYRIFSFLLMPKRRNQVARRVYQMQAKKLTQQEYLKWIGLYSEFFILLKKFSNQQIDQEMLIIMGGDDYIFLPSARQFANNRQNASFSIVPKAGHICNIEKPSAVNKEILNFLDAHKDLPERRLTTVPFDTN